A region of the Salvia splendens isolate huo1 chromosome 11, SspV2, whole genome shotgun sequence genome:
ACATTTGACTattaaatttaacaaaaaaatattaatttaaaccaaaatatattatttagGACCAAAACATAACAAACCTTTAACCTAAAATCTTTTAAAGCAAATATAGAACACTAAATTTGAACTCTAGTATAATTTTCTcatttattatgaaaaataaaatgagtaCAAAAAAAGTGGGCCATTTGAATTTTGTGGTAATCTGAAACCCACACAGTGCTGAGTGCTGCCGTTCTCGTCGTTTCCAATTCCTTCCTCCACCTCCAAGTTTCCTCTCTCCTTCACCCTTGCATACTACTGTATAATTCCTAATTGCTGCTCTCTCCTGCTATGATATATGCTTGTTTGAAGGTGCGCTTTAGAACATATGTGGTCGGCAGATGAAGTATGGCTCTCTCCTCCTCTATTTCCCTAGCCTCATTTCCTCAGGTCATTTCCTTATTCCCCCCTCTCCtttatgcaatttttttatACGAATTGATTTTTGATGATTTGATTCATAGCTGCTACTGCTTCTTTTTGTGCTAACTATTTTACTCATATTCCTCCCGATTTTTCCGTCTGTTTTTGGGGAAAACTTCTCGATTTGATTATTCGCGAATGCATTATGTTGCTGATATTGTGAATTTGCCTTCATATCTTGATTTTGGATGGCATGTTTGGTGGTGAGAAGAAGCTGTTCATTAACTTGTATATATTCTTAGTTTTAACTTTGAATATCGTTTGCAGTTATGCTATTCTAGTCCTAAATGGAAGCAAAAGAAGGTAGGGTTTGTGAAGCTGCGTAGAAGAGAGTCTAAGTTGTCGTGGATTGTGAAATCGGTGTTAAATAGCAGTAGGCACTCGAGTATTAGTGATAATGGGGCGAGTGAGCCGGCTAGGGTTCTTCTGGAGAGGTTGTTTGCTCAGACTCAGAAGCTTGAACAACAGATAGGTAGGGATCCAAGTTCGCCGGGGCTGGGTGTGGGTTTCGGTGAGCTGGAATCGGAACTTCACGCTGCTCTAGTAGCCTTGAAGAATAAGGAAGAGGATCTGCAGGATGCGGAGAGGAAACTGGTGTTGGAGTTCAATGAAATTCATCAAGCCAGGAAGAGTTTGGAGCGCCGAGAGGACGAAATGGCAGCTGCTACACTGAAGCAGGAAAAGCTAGAGGAGGAGCTGAGGGTAGCAAATGTAGAGTTGGCTTCACGAGCCTTGGAAATCAGTGACCTTAAGCTTCAACTGAAGGAAAAGGATGATAAGATTTCTGCTTCACAATTAGCACTGTTGGTCAAAGAAGAGGAAATCGGAGAGATGGAACGGGAACTGATGAAGAAGACTGATGAAGCTGCTGATGCTGAATCACAACTCCGCTTCAAGTCCGAGCTCCTGGATGAAGCAAACAAAGTTGTGGAAAAGCAAGCACTTGAGCTCCAGCAACTTCAGAGAGTACTTCGCGAGAAAGAGGAAGAGCTTGGAAATTCCATTCGGATGCAGGAATCTGAGTCTGAGAAATTGAAGAATATGGAAGCAAAGTTGGAGAAGCAAACAATGGACTGGCTAATTGCACAGGAGGAGTTGAGAAAGCTGGCAGAGCAAACATCCAAGCATGTTGGGGAAGCAAATTCAACTCTAGACGAGTTTGGGAGAGTGAAAAAACTTATTTCTGATGTGAAATGTGAGCTTGTTTCTTCTCAAAAAGTTTTGGCTTCCTCCAAAGAGAAAATGGAAAGTCAAGATCGGTTGTTGGAGGAACAGCTTAACGAACTTGAAGAGCTAAGGCAGAGCATTATGTCGTATCTGCCAAGTTTGAGAGATGCCGAAGTAGAAGTGGAGAATGAGAGAGTGAAACTAAGGGTCGCTGAAGCTCAAAACGAGGAGCTTAAAAGAGATCTATTGTTGGAAAAAGAGCTTGTTGCTGAGCTACAGACAACGTTAGATAAAGAGAGGTCAGCTTTGAAACAAGCAGTTTCAGAACTCTCTGCTCTCTGTGAGGAAATAGACAGCAAAAATGCTGCATTTGAACAATCACAGATTCTTCTCACAGCTAAAGAGTCAGAACTGGTAGAAGCAAGATTAGAGATCCAGCATTTAAAGTCCGAACTGGTTTCTCTTCAACTTGTATTGGAGCAGAAAAACTCGGAACTCTCAGATGCAAAAGAGATGCTGGAGGAACTCAGTCATCTGATTGCTGAACTGAAAGGGATTTTGTCCAGCCGAG
Encoded here:
- the LOC121756210 gene encoding nuclear matrix constituent protein 1-like, whose product is MALSSSISLASFPQLCYSSPKWKQKKVGFVKLRRRESKLSWIVKSVLNSSRHSSISDNGASEPARVLLERLFAQTQKLEQQIGRDPSSPGLGVGFGELESELHAALVALKNKEEDLQDAERKLVLEFNEIHQARKSLERREDEMAAATLKQEKLEEELRVANVELASRALEISDLKLQLKEKDDKISASQLALLVKEEEIGEMERELMKKTDEAADAESQLRFKSELLDEANKVVEKQALELQQLQRVLREKEEELGNSIRMQESESEKLKNMEAKLEKQTMDWLIAQEELRKLAEQTSKHVGEANSTLDEFGRVKKLISDVKCELVSSQKVLASSKEKMESQDRLLEEQLNELEELRQSIMSYLPSLRDAEVEVENERVKLRVAEAQNEELKRDLLLEKELVAELQTTLDKERSALKQAVSELSALCEEIDSKNAAFEQSQILLTAKESELVEARLEIQHLKSELVSLQLVLEQKNSELSDAKEMLEELSHLIAELKGILSSREEELIGAVSELKEKGQHVLTMQHELTNAQLKFSEAEAVVGKIVDLTNEVVLSLNDQGYYTLIPTVKDNHGLSSPLLDRPPDSSKWQVKQLETELEFTRETLRAKEMEVLAANKDLITKDEELNVAIRKLDAKEKEIAKLREGVMQDTDLKQLYALSQEIIGEKGVGEVAIEKLQLEAAQLEVEAATTALERITELSRQLLHQAGLSIEAENDILLRDDDSEECPVEVKDEVSRLLSLTEDLVKDASMNLLT